Proteins from a genomic interval of Pseudoruegeria sp. SHC-113:
- a CDS encoding DUF1499 domain-containing protein codes for MKTALILLLAVLAVAMLYVRLAPIDAQSWHQDPDTAPDPGVAGVRIGSDDARAPQGEAATLLAALNNIALATPRTRVIAGSVADGMITYETRSLLWGFPDYTTVKLAPQADGSARLAILARLRFGRSDLGVNGKRVAAWLQALEAVQQAG; via the coding sequence ATGAAAACAGCGCTGATCCTGCTGCTGGCCGTTCTGGCCGTGGCAATGCTCTACGTCCGACTTGCGCCGATTGATGCGCAAAGCTGGCATCAGGATCCCGACACCGCGCCCGATCCGGGCGTGGCCGGGGTGCGCATCGGCTCAGACGATGCGCGTGCGCCGCAAGGCGAGGCCGCCACGCTGCTCGCCGCCCTGAATAACATCGCCCTTGCCACACCGCGCACCCGCGTTATTGCAGGCAGCGTGGCGGACGGCATGATCACCTATGAAACCCGCAGCCTTCTGTGGGGATTTCCCGATTACACGACGGTAAAGCTTGCGCCGCAGGCCGATGGCAGCGCACGGCTGGCGATCCTCGCCCGTCTGCGCTTCGGGCGCTCAGATCTGGGCGTCAACGGCAAGCGCGTTGCCGCTTGGCTGCAGGCTCTGGAGGCGGTCCAGCAGGCCGGGTGA
- the tkt gene encoding transketolase, with the protein MDISALREKHPEHWKKAAAIRVLTLDAVAAANSGHSGMPMGMADVATVLYENHLKFDPKNPDWIDRDRFILSAGHGSMLLYSLLHLTGYADMTIDQLKNFRQWGAKTAGHPEYGHAKGIETTTGPLGQGIANAVGFAIAEQIQRARYGKKVIDHFTYVIAGDGCLMEGVSQEAIGLAGKHELSKLIVLWDNNNITIDGTVDMADKTDQVKRFRASGWHVVECDGHDPEDIDRAITEAKASRRPSMVACKTHIALGSSAQDTSKGHGALTDAKLIADTRAVYGWEHGPFDIPADVKAAWEATAEKGAAAHAEWQERFATLSEGRQKELTRIYAREVPKRLSAVVKALKKQVSEEQPKVATRKASEMALAVINPIMPETIGGSADLTGSNNTKTGDLGVFMPDNRKGRYIYYGIREHGMAAAMNGMVLHGGARAYGGTFMCFTDYARPSMRLAALMQIPTVFVMTHDSIGLGEDGPTHQPVEHLAISRATPNTWVFRPADAVETAEAWELALSSQSTPSVLALSRQNLPTVRTEHKNVNLTARGGYVLSQSEGKAQVVLMATGSEVEVALKAQAALQAEGIGTRVVSMPCMELFAAQDEAYRRKVLGAGTVRIAIEAGVRQGWDQWLLGERGREAKSAFIGMEGFGASAPAEELFEKFGITAEAVAAKAKELL; encoded by the coding sequence GTGGATATCTCTGCCCTGCGCGAAAAACACCCCGAGCATTGGAAAAAGGCCGCCGCGATCCGCGTGCTGACGCTGGACGCCGTGGCTGCTGCGAATTCCGGCCACTCCGGCATGCCGATGGGCATGGCCGATGTGGCCACCGTGCTGTACGAGAACCACCTGAAGTTCGACCCGAAAAACCCGGACTGGATCGACCGCGACCGTTTCATCCTGTCGGCCGGCCATGGCTCGATGCTGCTTTATTCGCTGCTGCATCTCACCGGCTATGCCGACATGACGATCGATCAGCTGAAGAACTTCCGCCAGTGGGGCGCAAAAACCGCCGGCCACCCGGAATACGGCCACGCCAAGGGCATCGAGACGACGACCGGCCCGCTTGGGCAAGGCATCGCCAATGCCGTAGGCTTCGCCATCGCCGAGCAGATCCAGCGCGCCCGTTACGGCAAGAAGGTCATCGATCACTTCACCTATGTGATCGCGGGCGACGGCTGCCTGATGGAGGGCGTCAGCCAGGAGGCCATCGGCCTTGCCGGCAAGCATGAGCTCTCCAAGCTGATCGTGCTCTGGGACAACAACAACATCACCATCGACGGCACCGTCGACATGGCCGACAAGACCGATCAGGTGAAGCGCTTTCGCGCCTCCGGCTGGCACGTGGTGGAATGCGACGGCCATGATCCGGAAGACATCGACCGCGCCATCACCGAGGCCAAGGCCTCCCGCCGCCCCTCCATGGTGGCCTGCAAGACCCATATCGCGCTCGGCTCCTCCGCGCAGGACACCTCCAAGGGCCACGGCGCGCTGACCGATGCCAAGCTGATCGCCGACACCCGCGCCGTTTATGGCTGGGAACATGGGCCGTTCGACATTCCGGCTGATGTGAAAGCCGCCTGGGAAGCCACGGCAGAAAAAGGCGCAGCCGCCCATGCCGAATGGCAGGAGCGTTTCGCCACCCTGAGCGAAGGCCGCCAGAAAGAACTGACTCGCATCTACGCCCGCGAAGTGCCCAAGCGGCTTTCGGCCGTCGTGAAGGCGCTGAAGAAGCAGGTGTCCGAGGAGCAGCCCAAGGTTGCGACCCGGAAGGCCAGCGAAATGGCGCTGGCGGTGATCAACCCGATCATGCCCGAAACCATCGGCGGCTCGGCTGATCTCACCGGCTCCAACAACACCAAGACCGGCGATCTGGGCGTCTTCATGCCGGATAACCGCAAGGGCCGCTACATCTACTACGGCATCCGTGAGCACGGTATGGCGGCCGCGATGAACGGCATGGTTCTGCACGGCGGTGCAAGGGCTTACGGCGGCACCTTCATGTGCTTCACCGATTACGCCCGCCCCTCCATGCGGCTCGCGGCGCTGATGCAGATCCCGACGGTCTTCGTGATGACGCATGATTCCATCGGCCTTGGCGAAGACGGCCCGACCCACCAGCCGGTGGAGCATCTGGCCATCAGCCGCGCCACGCCCAACACCTGGGTGTTCCGCCCCGCCGATGCGGTCGAAACCGCCGAGGCCTGGGAGCTGGCGCTCTCGTCGCAATCCACGCCTTCGGTGCTGGCGCTGTCGCGTCAAAACCTGCCGACGGTGCGCACCGAGCACAAGAACGTCAACCTCACCGCGCGCGGCGGCTACGTGCTGTCGCAATCCGAGGGTAAGGCACAGGTCGTGCTGATGGCGACGGGCTCGGAAGTGGAAGTGGCGCTGAAGGCGCAGGCCGCTCTGCAGGCCGAGGGCATCGGCACGCGCGTGGTGTCCATGCCCTGCATGGAGCTTTTCGCCGCGCAGGACGAAGCCTACCGCCGCAAGGTTCTGGGTGCTGGCACCGTGCGCATCGCCATCGAGGCCGGTGTGCGTCAGGGCTGGGATCAGTGGCTGCTGGGCGAGCGTGGCCGCGAGGCCAAGTCGGCCTTCATCGGCATGGAAGGCTTCGGCGCTTCCGCGCCGGCGGAAGAGCTGTTCGAGAAGTTCGGCATCACCGCCGAGGCCGTTGCCGCGAAGGCGAAAGAGCTGCTGTAA
- the rsmA gene encoding 16S rRNA (adenine(1518)-N(6)/adenine(1519)-N(6))-dimethyltransferase RsmA — MAQLDALPPLRDVIETHDLRAKKSLGQNFLLDLNLTAKIARQAGDMRACDVLEIGPGPGGLTRGLLAEGARKVLAIEKDSRCLPALAEIEAAYPGRLEVINGDALEVDPLSHLTPPIRVAANLPYNVGTELLVRWLTPKDWPPFWESLTLMFQKEVAQRIVAEPGSKAYGRLAILAQWRSEARIVMSLPPEAFTPPPKIHSAVVHLTALPEPRFPADAATLSRVVAAAFNQRRKMLRASLKGVAPDIEDRLLAAGLKPTDRAEQIPLEGFCALAREIKAG; from the coding sequence ATGGCCCAGCTTGATGCCCTGCCCCCCTTGCGCGACGTGATTGAAACCCACGATCTGCGCGCCAAGAAATCTTTGGGCCAGAACTTCCTTCTGGATCTCAACCTCACCGCCAAGATCGCGCGGCAGGCGGGCGACATGCGCGCCTGCGACGTGCTGGAGATTGGCCCCGGCCCCGGCGGGCTGACGCGCGGCCTGCTGGCGGAAGGCGCGCGCAAGGTGCTCGCCATCGAGAAGGACAGCCGCTGCCTGCCCGCTTTGGCCGAGATCGAAGCCGCCTATCCGGGGCGGCTTGAAGTGATCAACGGCGATGCGCTGGAGGTGGACCCGCTCAGCCACCTAACCCCGCCGATCCGGGTGGCGGCGAACCTGCCTTATAACGTGGGCACCGAACTCTTGGTGCGCTGGCTGACACCGAAAGACTGGCCGCCCTTCTGGGAGAGCCTGACGCTGATGTTCCAGAAGGAAGTGGCGCAGCGCATCGTGGCGGAGCCCGGCTCCAAGGCCTACGGGCGGTTGGCGATCCTCGCGCAGTGGCGCAGCGAGGCGCGCATCGTGATGAGCCTGCCGCCGGAGGCCTTCACCCCGCCGCCCAAGATCCATTCCGCCGTGGTGCATCTCACCGCCCTGCCCGAGCCGCGCTTCCCGGCGGATGCGGCCACGCTCTCGCGCGTGGTGGCGGCGGCCTTCAACCAGCGCCGCAAGATGCTGCGCGCCTCGCTCAAGGGTGTCGCGCCGGACATCGAGGACCGCCTGCTGGCCGCCGGGCTCAAACCCACGGACCGCGCCGAGCAGATCCCGCTCGAAGGCTTCTGCGCGCTGGCCCGCGAAATCAAGGCAGGCTGA
- the pdxA gene encoding 4-hydroxythreonine-4-phosphate dehydrogenase PdxA, which translates to MSLPPIALTCGDPAGIGPEIAAAAWEALRGDCPFFLIGDPRHLPAGTPVELIDTPSAAAEASNRALPVLAHPFAGDSRPGAPDARDAASVITAIKRGVELLQTGEACALCTNPIHKKALKDGAGFAFPGHTEFLAHLAGVERVVMMLASPALRVVPVTIHIAIEEVPQALTPVLLEETLRITHAALKRDFGLTAPRLRIAGLNPHAGEGGAMGREEINVIAPVLDRLRREGLDLQGPVSADTMFHATARAGYDAAICMYHDQALIPIKTLDFDKGVNVTLGLPFIRTSPDHGTAYDIAGMGIATPSSLIEALKLAQRLAVARANGGPHGPA; encoded by the coding sequence GTGAGCCTGCCTCCCATCGCCCTGACCTGCGGCGATCCCGCAGGCATCGGCCCCGAGATCGCCGCCGCCGCCTGGGAAGCCTTGCGCGGCGATTGCCCTTTTTTTCTGATCGGCGATCCCCGGCATCTGCCTGCCGGAACGCCCGTGGAGTTGATCGACACGCCCTCGGCTGCCGCAGAGGCCAGCAATCGCGCCCTGCCCGTTCTCGCCCACCCCTTTGCCGGCGACAGCCGCCCCGGCGCGCCGGATGCGCGCGATGCGGCCAGTGTGATCACGGCCATCAAGCGCGGTGTGGAACTCTTGCAGACAGGAGAGGCCTGCGCGCTGTGCACAAACCCGATCCACAAGAAGGCGCTCAAAGATGGTGCGGGCTTCGCCTTTCCCGGCCACACAGAATTTCTGGCCCATCTGGCCGGGGTTGAGCGCGTTGTGATGATGCTCGCAAGCCCCGCGCTGCGGGTGGTGCCTGTCACGATCCATATCGCGATCGAGGAGGTGCCGCAGGCGCTCACCCCTGTGCTGCTGGAAGAGACGCTCCGCATCACCCATGCCGCCCTGAAGCGCGATTTCGGCCTGACAGCCCCGCGCCTGCGCATCGCGGGCCTGAACCCCCACGCGGGCGAAGGCGGGGCCATGGGCCGGGAAGAGATCAACGTGATCGCCCCGGTTCTGGACCGCCTGCGCCGCGAGGGCTTGGACCTGCAGGGGCCCGTTTCGGCGGATACGATGTTCCACGCCACCGCGCGCGCGGGCTATGATGCGGCGATCTGCATGTATCACGATCAGGCACTGATCCCGATCAAGACGCTGGATTTCGACAAGGGCGTGAATGTCACCCTCGGCCTGCCCTTCATCCGCACCTCGCCCGACCACGGCACCGCTTACGATATTGCGGGCATGGGCATTGCCACCCCGTCGAGCCTGATCGAGGCCCTGAAACTGGCGCAGCGCCTTGCCGTGGCGCGCGCGAACGGAGGCCCCCATGGCCCAGCTTGA
- the prmC gene encoding peptide chain release factor N(5)-glutamine methyltransferase, with translation MSSVSQALVAATRRLSEAGIPGAATDARTLLAHVLGVARGRLTLLGPDPLTEAQVAAYDALLKGRLARRPVSHLTGTRQFWGRSFRVTPDVLDPRPETEDLVALALQEPFTRVLDLGTGSGCILLSVLAERPQATGLGVDASEAALTVAQGNAQALGLTDRASFRLSDWFSHVEGRFDLILSNPPYITQAEMAELAPEVAGHEPHMALTPGGDGLSPYRIICAQAAAYLAPGGRVIFEIGHLQGAAVAALMRGAGFDAVTIAQDLSGKDRNVLGRLPAHSP, from the coding sequence GTGAGCAGCGTTAGCCAGGCGCTTGTCGCGGCCACGCGCCGGCTGTCAGAGGCCGGCATTCCAGGCGCCGCAACGGATGCGCGCACGCTGCTGGCCCATGTGCTGGGCGTTGCGCGCGGGCGGCTCACGCTTTTGGGGCCTGATCCTCTGACAGAGGCGCAAGTGGCGGCGTATGACGCGCTTCTCAAAGGGCGGCTTGCACGGCGGCCCGTCTCCCATCTTACCGGCACGCGGCAGTTCTGGGGGCGCAGCTTCCGGGTGACGCCTGATGTGCTCGATCCACGCCCCGAAACCGAGGATCTGGTCGCGCTGGCGCTGCAAGAGCCTTTTACGCGCGTATTGGATCTGGGCACGGGCAGCGGCTGCATCCTGCTTTCGGTGCTGGCCGAGCGCCCGCAGGCCACAGGGCTTGGCGTGGATGCTTCGGAAGCCGCGCTCACTGTCGCGCAGGGCAACGCGCAGGCGCTCGGGCTTACGGATCGCGCATCCTTCAGGCTTTCGGACTGGTTTTCGCACGTTGAGGGCCGCTTCGATCTGATCCTCTCCAACCCGCCATACATCACGCAGGCCGAAATGGCCGAACTCGCGCCGGAAGTGGCCGGGCATGAGCCGCATATGGCGCTCACGCCGGGCGGGGACGGGCTTTCGCCCTACCGGATCATCTGCGCGCAAGCCGCAGCCTATCTTGCCCCCGGCGGGCGGGTGATCTTTGAAATCGGCCACCTGCAGGGGGCGGCCGTGGCCGCACTGATGCGCGGAGCGGGCTTTGACGCGGTAACGATTGCGCAGGATCTTTCTGGTAAGGATCGCAACGTTCTGGGGCGTTTGCCCGCACATTCGCCTTGA
- the gap gene encoding type I glyceraldehyde-3-phosphate dehydrogenase: protein MTITVGINGFGRIGRCTLAHIAESARNDVQVVKINATGPIETNAHLLRYDSVHGRFPGDVKVDGNTMDLGRGPMEVFSTYDPTELDWSGVDVVLECTGKFNDGPKGAVHLEQGAKKVLFSAPATNVDRTIVYGVNHRALQADDRLVSNGSCTTNCLAPLAKVLNDAIGIERGIMTTIHSYTGDQPTLDRRHKDLYRARAAAMAMIPTSTGAAKALKEVLPELEGRLDGTALRVPTPNVSAVDLTFEAGKDVTVEDVNEIVREAASGHMRSVLAYDPEPKVSIDFNHTTHSSIFAPDQTKVIGGRTVRVLAWYDNEWGFSCRMADVAAAMGRLLH from the coding sequence ATGACAATCACCGTTGGCATCAACGGCTTCGGCCGGATCGGCCGCTGCACGCTGGCTCATATCGCTGAAAGCGCCCGCAACGACGTTCAGGTGGTGAAGATCAACGCCACCGGCCCGATCGAAACCAACGCCCACCTGCTGCGCTATGACTCCGTGCATGGCCGCTTCCCCGGCGATGTGAAGGTCGATGGCAACACGATGGATCTGGGCCGCGGGCCGATGGAAGTCTTCTCCACCTATGACCCGACAGAGCTCGACTGGTCCGGCGTGGACGTTGTGCTGGAATGCACCGGCAAGTTCAATGATGGCCCCAAGGGCGCCGTGCACCTTGAGCAAGGCGCGAAAAAGGTGCTCTTCTCCGCCCCGGCCACCAATGTGGACCGCACCATCGTCTACGGCGTGAACCACCGCGCGCTGCAGGCCGACGACCGGCTCGTCTCCAACGGCTCCTGCACCACCAACTGCCTCGCCCCGCTCGCCAAGGTGCTCAACGACGCCATCGGCATCGAGCGCGGCATCATGACGACGATCCACAGCTACACCGGCGATCAACCCACGCTGGACCGCCGCCACAAGGATCTCTACCGCGCCCGCGCCGCCGCCATGGCGATGATCCCCACCTCCACCGGCGCGGCCAAGGCCCTGAAAGAAGTGCTGCCCGAGCTGGAAGGCCGCCTAGACGGCACCGCCCTGCGCGTGCCCACGCCCAATGTCTCGGCCGTGGATCTGACGTTTGAGGCCGGCAAGGACGTGACGGTCGAAGACGTGAACGAGATCGTGCGCGAGGCCGCCTCCGGCCACATGCGCTCGGTGCTGGCCTATGATCCCGAGCCCAAGGTCTCGATCGACTTTAACCACACCACCCATTCCTCCATCTTTGCCCCCGATCAGACGAAGGTTATCGGTGGCCGGACCGTGCGCGTTCTGGCATGGTACGACAACGAATGGGGGTTCTCCTGCCGGATGGCCGATGTGGCCGCAGCGATGGGGCGTCTCCTGCACTAA
- a CDS encoding DUF4167 domain-containing protein, translated as MRSSKSRSRSKANRSRSVGNIVNRVFDSSGPEGKVRGTPQQIIDKYTQLARDAQLGNDRVAAENFQQHAEHYVRMLGEAQREADARREQQENEQRARQQQRDNDRQDRQDRQDQQQDGKGSDRSQSDRGQSERSKSDKVDPGSAPQPDIFDVAENDEADSGLVETPESKPKPKRKPSTRSRAKKSDAAPAEAPAAKGDDAPQPDAPEAAE; from the coding sequence ATGAGATCTTCGAAATCACGTTCGCGGTCTAAAGCCAACCGCAGCAGGTCTGTCGGCAATATCGTCAACCGTGTGTTCGACAGCTCCGGGCCTGAAGGCAAGGTCCGCGGAACGCCGCAGCAGATCATCGACAAATACACCCAGCTCGCCCGCGACGCGCAGCTCGGCAACGATCGCGTTGCCGCGGAGAACTTCCAGCAGCACGCCGAGCATTACGTGCGCATGCTGGGCGAAGCGCAGCGCGAGGCCGATGCCCGCCGCGAGCAGCAGGAAAACGAACAGCGCGCCCGCCAGCAGCAGCGCGACAATGACCGCCAGGATCGGCAGGATCGTCAGGACCAGCAGCAGGATGGCAAAGGCTCTGACCGCAGCCAGTCTGATCGGGGCCAATCCGAGCGCAGCAAATCCGACAAGGTCGATCCCGGCAGCGCGCCGCAGCCTGACATCTTTGATGTCGCGGAAAACGACGAAGCGGATTCGGGCCTCGTGGAGACGCCGGAAAGCAAACCCAAGCCCAAGCGCAAGCCCTCCACCCGCAGCCGTGCGAAGAAGAGCGACGCTGCCCCGGCCGAAGCACCTGCCGCAAAGGGCGATGACGCCCCTCAGCCGGACGCACCGGAAGCCGCCGAGTAA
- a CDS encoding cell division protein ZapA produces the protein MPEIKISIGGREFQVACQEGEEHFLRSAAGLLATEADTLVSQIGKLPEARMLLMAGLMLADKTAGLDERLKEAERKAATQEAKIAELEARKGGGEPVEVKVEVPVEVPVEVAVVPPQLIESMAEIAARAEGLAEALEAAKP, from the coding sequence ATGCCGGAGATCAAGATTTCCATCGGTGGCCGTGAGTTTCAGGTGGCCTGTCAGGAGGGCGAGGAGCATTTCCTGCGTTCCGCCGCCGGTTTGCTCGCGACGGAAGCCGATACATTGGTGAGCCAGATCGGCAAACTGCCGGAAGCGCGTATGCTCCTGATGGCAGGGCTGATGCTGGCCGACAAGACAGCCGGGCTGGATGAACGCCTGAAGGAAGCCGAACGCAAGGCTGCCACGCAGGAGGCCAAGATCGCCGAGCTTGAGGCCCGCAAAGGGGGCGGCGAGCCGGTGGAGGTGAAGGTGGAAGTGCCAGTTGAGGTTCCGGTCGAAGTGGCCGTCGTGCCGCCGCAGCTGATCGAAAGCATGGCCGAAATCGCCGCCCGCGCCGAAGGGCTTGCAGAGGCGCTGGAAGCCGCTAAACCCTGA
- the speB gene encoding agmatinase: MALEDAVNEVDTALTRSKLTGLAYENTFGGATSFLRRRYTKDLDGVDLAITGVPFDQAVTNRPGARFGPRALREASTLQPYDPPFGWDVDPLSEFNIADYGDLAFDYAKVADFPARLEKHVAGILVKDVNVLTLGGDHFITLPILKAYAAKYGPISLVQFDAHSDSWPDDDMDRIDHGTFVYKAVKLGLIDPERSVQIGIRTTNPDTMGLHTIDAREVHLAGPLAVAEKIKEIVGSSACYMTFDIDALDPAFAPGTGTPVWGGLTSAQAAIILRDLAGINLVGGDVVEVNPPFDTTGATAIAGAHVATEIMCLWAWNRRAKAQGA, translated from the coding sequence ATGGCCCTCGAAGATGCGGTCAACGAAGTCGATACCGCTCTGACCCGCAGCAAGCTCACCGGGCTTGCCTATGAAAACACCTTCGGCGGGGCCACGAGCTTCCTGCGGCGGCGCTACACGAAGGATCTCGACGGCGTCGATCTGGCGATCACCGGCGTGCCCTTTGATCAGGCCGTCACCAATCGCCCCGGCGCGCGCTTCGGTCCGCGCGCCCTGCGCGAAGCCTCCACGCTGCAGCCCTATGATCCGCCCTTCGGCTGGGACGTGGATCCCCTGAGCGAATTCAACATCGCCGACTACGGCGATCTGGCCTTCGATTACGCCAAAGTGGCTGATTTTCCGGCGCGTCTGGAGAAACACGTAGCCGGGATTCTGGTCAAGGATGTGAACGTCCTGACGCTGGGCGGCGATCATTTCATCACCCTGCCGATCCTGAAAGCCTATGCCGCCAAATATGGCCCGATCAGCCTTGTGCAGTTCGACGCCCATTCCGACAGCTGGCCCGATGACGACATGGACCGCATCGACCACGGCACCTTTGTCTACAAGGCAGTGAAGCTCGGGCTGATCGATCCTGAGCGCTCGGTGCAGATCGGCATCCGCACCACCAACCCCGACACGATGGGCCTGCACACGATCGACGCGCGCGAGGTACATCTGGCTGGCCCGCTGGCTGTGGCCGAAAAGATCAAGGAAATCGTCGGCAGCAGCGCCTGCTACATGACTTTCGACATCGACGCGCTCGATCCGGCCTTTGCGCCGGGCACCGGCACGCCGGTCTGGGGCGGGCTGACAAGCGCGCAGGCCGCCATCATTCTGCGCGATCTGGCGGGGATCAACCTCGTGGGTGGCGATGTGGTCGAGGTGAACCCGCCGTTTGACACCACCGGCGCCACCGCCATCGCGGGCGCCCATGTGGCTACGGAAATCATGTGCCTCTGGGCCTGGAACCGCCGTGCGAAGGCGCAGGGCGCATGA
- the gap gene encoding type I glyceraldehyde-3-phosphate dehydrogenase has product MAVKVAINGFGRIGRNVLRAIEEAGRTDIEVVAINDLGPVETNAHLLRYDSVHGRFPKEVKTTETTIDVGRGPIEVTAIRNPTDLPWGDVDIVLECTGIFTARDKAALHLEYGAKRVLVSAPAAGADKTIVYGVNHDTLTADDLVVSNASCTTNCLSPVAKVLNDTVGITRGFMTTIHSYTGDQPTLDTMHKDLYRARAAAMNMIPTSTGAAKAVGLVLPELNGKLDGVAIRVPTPNVSVVDLTFEAGRDTSAEEINAAIHAAAAGPLKGILGVTDSKLVSMDFNHDSHSSIFSTDQTKVMDGNLCRVLSWYDNEWGFSCRMADTAVEMAKYL; this is encoded by the coding sequence ATGGCTGTGAAAGTAGCAATCAACGGTTTTGGACGGATCGGGCGCAATGTGCTGCGCGCGATCGAGGAAGCAGGCCGCACCGACATCGAGGTCGTGGCGATCAACGATCTGGGCCCGGTGGAAACCAACGCCCACCTGCTGCGCTATGACTCGGTGCATGGCCGCTTTCCCAAGGAAGTGAAAACCACCGAAACCACCATCGACGTGGGCCGTGGCCCGATCGAGGTCACCGCGATCCGCAACCCCACGGATCTGCCCTGGGGCGATGTGGACATCGTGCTGGAATGCACCGGCATCTTCACCGCGCGCGACAAGGCAGCGTTGCACCTCGAATACGGCGCCAAGCGCGTGCTCGTCTCCGCGCCTGCCGCTGGGGCCGACAAGACGATCGTCTACGGGGTGAACCACGACACGCTCACCGCCGATGACCTCGTGGTCTCCAACGCCTCCTGCACCACCAACTGCCTCTCGCCGGTTGCCAAGGTGCTGAACGACACCGTGGGCATCACCCGTGGCTTCATGACGACGATCCACAGCTACACGGGCGATCAGCCGACGCTGGACACGATGCACAAGGATCTCTACCGCGCCCGTGCGGCGGCGATGAACATGATCCCGACCTCCACCGGCGCGGCCAAGGCCGTGGGCCTCGTGCTGCCGGAACTGAACGGCAAGCTCGACGGCGTCGCCATCCGCGTGCCGACGCCCAACGTCTCCGTGGTGGACCTGACCTTTGAAGCCGGCCGCGACACCTCGGCCGAGGAAATCAACGCCGCGATCCACGCTGCCGCCGCCGGCCCGCTCAAAGGCATCCTTGGCGTCACCGACAGCAAGCTCGTGAGCATGGATTTCAACCACGACAGCCACTCCTCAATCTTCTCGACGGACCAGACCAAGGTGATGGACGGCAACCTCTGCCGTGTGCTCTCCTGGTATGACAACGAGTGGGGCTTCTCCTGCCGCATGGCCGACACGGCCGTTGAAATGGCGAAATACCTGTAA
- the prfA gene encoding peptide chain release factor 1 has product MVPLDKLAQITQRFQFLEAQMSEGAAAGDLAALGREYSELKPVVEEIAAYRQLLTDIEDAKAMLDDPEMRALAEEEIPLMKARIPALEQALQLALLPKDAADARPAMIEIRPGTGGEEAALFAGDLLRMYQRYAEGRGWRFEIIEHSETELGGVKEVVAHVQGEGVFAKLKFESGVHRVQRVPATESGGRIHTSAATVAVLPEAVDVDIQIDANDLRIDTMRSSGAGGQHVNTTDSAVRITHIPSGIVVTSSEKSQHRNREIAMQVLKTRLYDMERQKIDSERAANRKSQVGSGDRSERIRTYNFPQGRMTDHRINLTLYKLDQVMQGDLDEVIDALTADYQAGLLAEMEA; this is encoded by the coding sequence ATGGTTCCCTTGGACAAACTCGCTCAGATTACCCAGCGCTTTCAGTTTCTTGAGGCGCAAATGTCGGAAGGTGCCGCCGCCGGAGATTTGGCGGCGCTCGGACGGGAGTATTCCGAGCTCAAGCCGGTCGTCGAGGAAATCGCCGCCTACCGGCAATTGCTCACAGATATCGAAGACGCCAAGGCCATGCTCGACGATCCCGAGATGCGTGCGCTGGCGGAGGAAGAAATCCCGCTAATGAAGGCGCGGATCCCGGCGCTGGAGCAGGCCTTGCAGCTGGCGCTCCTGCCCAAGGACGCCGCCGACGCGCGCCCGGCGATGATCGAGATTCGTCCCGGCACCGGCGGCGAGGAAGCCGCCTTGTTCGCAGGCGATCTGCTGCGCATGTATCAGCGCTACGCGGAAGGCCGGGGCTGGCGGTTTGAGATCATCGAACACAGCGAAACCGAGCTGGGCGGGGTGAAGGAAGTCGTCGCCCATGTGCAGGGCGAGGGCGTCTTCGCGAAGCTGAAATTTGAAAGCGGCGTGCACCGGGTGCAGCGCGTGCCGGCCACCGAAAGCGGCGGGCGCATCCACACCTCCGCTGCCACCGTGGCCGTGCTGCCCGAGGCCGTGGATGTGGACATCCAGATCGACGCCAATGATCTGCGGATCGACACGATGCGTTCCTCTGGGGCAGGCGGCCAGCACGTCAACACCACCGATTCCGCCGTGCGCATCACCCATATTCCCTCCGGCATCGTGGTCACGAGTTCGGAGAAGAGCCAGCACCGCAACCGCGAGATCGCCATGCAGGTGCTGAAAACACGGCTCTACGACATGGAGCGCCAGAAGATCGACAGCGAACGCGCCGCCAACCGCAAGAGCCAGGTCGGCTCGGGCGACCGCTCCGAGCGCATCCGCACCTACAACTTCCCGCAAGGGCGCATGACGGACCACCGCATCAACCTGACGCTCTACAAGCTCGATCAGGTGATGCAGGGCGATCTGGACGAGGTGATCGACGCGCTCACCGCCGATTATCAGGCTGGCCTTCTGGCCGAGATGGAGGCGTGA